A part of Bacteroidia bacterium genomic DNA contains:
- a CDS encoding HNH endonuclease, with product MATNLWTRNELILAFNLYMKLPFGKLDRRTPEVIKLASILGRTSNAVAIRLANFAHVDPYHQKRGIHGMSGGRKQVEPIWNEFIDDKEKLVFESERILAEMENQTLEAKFEPILSDLKNLKGETRLREVKVRVNQSFFRQVVVVNYSGKCAISGIDIPDLLVASHIVPWSKNEEERLNPENGICLSALYDKAFDKGYIGINDKFEILTSSVLKEKENKDYYSRYFSHLAGTRIMSPQKYNPKKEFLEYHRDCIFRG from the coding sequence ATGGCAACAAACCTTTGGACACGCAATGAACTCATCCTCGCCTTTAATCTTTATATGAAGCTTCCTTTTGGAAAACTGGATAGGCGTACCCCAGAAGTAATAAAATTGGCTAGTATTCTGGGACGGACATCAAACGCTGTGGCAATACGCTTGGCAAACTTCGCACATGTTGACCCTTATCATCAGAAAAGAGGCATACATGGGATGTCTGGTGGAAGAAAACAAGTTGAGCCTATATGGAATGAATTTATCGATGACAAGGAGAAATTAGTTTTTGAAAGCGAAAGAATTTTAGCCGAAATGGAGAATCAAACTTTAGAAGCTAAATTTGAACCAATACTTAGCGATCTCAAAAATTTAAAGGGTGAAACGAGACTCCGGGAAGTGAAAGTCAGAGTCAATCAAAGCTTTTTCCGTCAGGTCGTGGTTGTAAATTATTCCGGTAAATGTGCTATTTCCGGAATTGACATTCCTGACTTACTTGTCGCGAGTCATATTGTACCCTGGTCAAAAAATGAAGAGGAACGCCTAAACCCTGAAAACGGTATCTGTTTATCAGCTTTGTATGATAAGGCCTTTGACAAAGGGTATATTGGTATCAATGACAAGTTTGAAATACTAACTTCTTCCGTGCTTAAGGAAAAAGAAAACAAGGACTATTATTCAAGATATTTTTCTCATCTCGCTGGTACTAGAATAATGAGTCCACAGAAATATAATCCTAAAAAGGAGTTCTTGGAATATCATAGGGATTGTATTTTTAGGGGATAA
- a CDS encoding DUF4065 domain-containing protein, producing the protein MNTLSLQQIGQRITNLRKQRGFSQEELAREMKISRPSLAKIERGNRNLTVVELQTLSLILRFSLDEFVAEQSKTETENILQEPVAVYAAKERISTPQLNEVKFKNVLLYLLERCAGKPNVDETVLARLLYFCDFNHYEMYEEQLTGATYRKVPYGPVPEEMDTIIGQMIAAAQIQKLKTTYQGRTLTRYIPLEKADLTTMKASEADIIDQVINRMSECTAESITSYAQGDLPWEVTENGQEIKYNLAFYRETPYAIRVYDEDTTED; encoded by the coding sequence ATGAATACCCTCTCCCTCCAACAAATCGGTCAGCGGATTACAAATCTCCGTAAACAAAGGGGATTTTCGCAGGAAGAACTGGCACGTGAAATGAAAATTTCACGGCCCTCTCTCGCCAAAATCGAACGGGGCAATCGCAACCTGACCGTTGTCGAGTTGCAGACCCTGTCGTTGATCCTGCGGTTTTCTCTGGATGAATTTGTAGCGGAGCAAAGCAAAACCGAAACGGAGAATATTTTACAGGAGCCTGTCGCAGTCTATGCGGCAAAAGAGCGGATTTCCACACCTCAACTGAATGAGGTTAAGTTTAAAAACGTACTGCTTTACCTGCTGGAACGCTGCGCAGGCAAACCCAATGTGGACGAAACCGTCCTCGCGCGGCTACTCTATTTCTGCGACTTCAACCATTACGAAATGTATGAAGAGCAACTGACCGGGGCTACCTATCGCAAAGTACCGTACGGCCCCGTGCCCGAAGAAATGGATACGATCATCGGGCAGATGATCGCCGCCGCACAAATTCAAAAACTCAAAACCACCTATCAGGGGCGCACTCTGACCCGGTACATTCCGCTGGAAAAAGCCGACCTCACCACCATGAAAGCCAGCGAGGCGGATATCATAGACCAGGTCATCAATCGGATGAGCGAATGTACCGCCGAGTCGATCACTTCGTATGCGCAGGGGGATTTACCCTGGGAAGTAACTGAGAATGGGCAAGAAATAAAATACAACCTCGCTTTTTACCGGGAAACCCCATATGCAATCAGGGTTTATGACGAAGATACAACCGAAGATTGA
- a CDS encoding DUF4065 domain-containing protein — translation MNQPLSPQQIGQRIARLRKKRGFSQEDLAREMKISRPSLAQIERGNRNLTVVELQTLSFILRFSLNEFVAEESKTETENILQEPVAVYALKERISTPQLNEVKFKNVLLYLLERCAGKPNLDETVLARLLYFCDFNHYEMYEEQLTGATYRKVPYGPVPEEMDTIIGQMIAAAQIQKLKTTYQGRTLTRYIPLEKADLTTLKASEADIIDKIILQMGDWPIHRIHDYLQADKPWKASADYEPVDYELVFYRKPPYTVRTYPEENEQDII, via the coding sequence ATGAATCAGCCTCTCTCCCCCCAACAAATCGGTCAGCGAATCGCCCGTCTCCGCAAGAAAAGGGGATTTTCGCAGGAAGACCTGGCGCGTGAAATGAAAATTTCACGGCCCTCGCTCGCACAGATCGAGCGGGGCAATCGCAACCTGACCGTTGTCGAATTGCAAACGCTGTCGTTTATCCTGCGGTTTTCACTGAATGAATTTGTGGCGGAGGAAAGCAAAACCGAAACGGAGAATATTTTGCAGGAACCTGTCGCAGTCTATGCGTTAAAAGAGCGGATTTCCACACCTCAACTGAATGAGGTTAAGTTTAAAAACGTACTGCTTTACCTGCTGGAACGCTGCGCAGGCAAACCCAACCTGGACGAAACCGTCCTCGCCCGGCTACTCTATTTCTGCGACTTCAACCATTACGAAATGTATGAAGAGCAACTGACCGGAGCTACGTACCGCAAAGTACCTTACGGCCCCGTGCCCGAAGAAATGGATACGATCATCGGGCAGATGATCGCCGCCGCACAAATACAAAAACTCAAAACCACCTATCAGGGGCGCACCCTGACCCGGTACATTCCGCTGGAAAAAGCCGACCTCACTACCCTGAAAGCCAGCGAGGCGGATATCATAGACAAAATCATTCTGCAAATGGGGGACTGGCCCATCCATCGCATCCACGATTATTTGCAGGCAGATAAACCCTGGAAAGCCAGCGCAGATTATGAGCCTGTCGATTATGAATTAGTTTTTTACAGAAAGCCGCCTTATACCGTGAGAACTTATCCGGAAGAAAATGAACAGGATATTATTTGA
- a CDS encoding cupin domain-containing protein: MENTELEKSKVFIIVEIIEYISNSVVIKTIIRKTTGNVSAVSFDSGEALTERSSAYDNFIHVIDGKAEILIDGTSHLLETGDSIIIPANHRNTIKANVRFKMLSTIIKSGYEDVS, encoded by the coding sequence ATGGAAAATACTGAACTTGAAAAATCGAAAGTCTTTATCATTGTTGAGATCATTGAATACATTTCGAACTCGGTAGTGATTAAAACAATCATCAGAAAAACAACCGGAAATGTGAGCGCAGTCTCTTTTGACTCAGGAGAGGCCTTAACAGAGAGAAGCTCCGCCTACGACAATTTCATCCATGTGATTGACGGAAAAGCTGAAATATTAATAGATGGAACATCTCATTTACTTGAAACCGGGGATTCAATCATCATACCTGCCAATCACCGCAATACCATAAAGGCTAACGTACGATTCAAAATGCTCTCAACGATTATCAAAAGCGGATACGAAGATGTGAGCTGA